A stretch of the Glandiceps talaboti chromosome 23, keGlaTala1.1, whole genome shotgun sequence genome encodes the following:
- the LOC144452620 gene encoding solute carrier family 28 member 3-like, whose product MAHNGRDDQQMVRRSQYGSTAGISNPALAIAPDGIELSPRQEYGIPMGDMHNATTPSTRNSMGIQADMPPTYSRNSSAVDSPPPAGDEPPTQGEEEENPNRVAQWVQHSSATVHVYYVDHKKPIHYSCYGILTSLYFSYFIYACYYDFQKATALVVMTALVLLYLLYMLVRDYFGETISENCLTPMMEAIDRKWYILKWIVYFLLIAGLIVFLVMYGKDNPEQMISALGLVVFIGFCFIFSRAPMKVKWRPVLWGLGLQFILGVFILKTRAGYQTFKWLGDQTQTFLEYTDEGSKFLFSGMDPDSYMVHFFAFKVLPVVIFFSCVISILYYLDVMQFVISKVAWIMQITMKTSATESLNAAGNIFIGQTEAPLLIKPFLADMTKSELHAVMTGGFATIAGSVLGAYIAYGISSSHLISASVMSAPAALAISKLFYPEIEHSNYMSQEQVLKKMDIKKERNVIEAASNGASTAVSLVANIAANLIAFIALLAFVNAVLSWLGGMVGYPELSFEVICSYVLMPVAWLMGTPWEDCHIVAELIGIKTFLNEFVAYAKLSVILKEGRISKRGELIATYALCGFSNISALGIQLGGITPMCPARKTDLAEVAVRALIAGSIACFMTACVAGVLYEDFDSPIYPSDLTTVAPVLNLTTPSV is encoded by the exons ATGGCCCACAACGGACGAGATGATCAACAGATGGTTCGCCGATCCCAGTATGGGAGTACAGCAGGAATCTCCAACCCAGCTCTTGCCATTGCCCCAGATGGGATAGAATTATCACCC CGTCAAGAGTATGGTATACCTATGGGAGACATGCACAATGCAACAACACCATCAACAAGGAATTCTATGGGAATACAAGCTGATATGCCACCGACGTATTCCAGGAATAGTTCTGCTGTTGACAGTCCACCTCCTGCAGGCGATGAGCCACCAACTCAAGGAGAAGAAGAGGAAAATCCGAATCGAGTTGCACAG TGGGTTCAACATTCTTCTGCGACAGTCCATGTGTACTACGTGGATCACAAGAAACCTATCCATTATAGTTGCTATGGTATTCTCACGTCTTTGTACTTCTCGTATTTCATCTACGCCTGCTACTACGACTTCCAGAAAGCTACCGCTCTTGTTGTCATGACAGCACTTGTATTGCTGTACCTCCTGTACATGCTGGTCCGAGATTATTTTGGGGAAACAATTTCAGAAAACTGTTTAACACCTATGATGGAGGCTATTGACCGAAAATGGTACATTCTTAAATG GATCGTCTACTTCCTGTTGATCGCTGGTTTGATTGTATTTTTGGTGATGTATGGTAAAGATAATCCTGAACAGATGATTTCCGCACTGGGTCTAGTGGTGTTTATTGGgttctgttttattttctcCAGAGCTCCCATGAAG GTAAAATGGCGTCCAGTTCTGTGGGGTCTCGGTCTCCAATTCATCCTTGGTGTGTTCATTCTTAAAACAAGAGCTGGTTATCAAACATTTAAATGGCTTGGTGACCAAACACAGACATTTTTAGAGTACACCGATGAAGGATCTAAGTTTTTGTTTAGTGGTATGGACCCTGATAGTTATATGGTGCATTTCTTTGCTTTTAAG GTTCTACCAGTCGTTATATTTTTCAGTTGTGTCATATCAATTCTCTATTATTTGGATGTGATGCAATTTGTGATCAGTAAGGTTGCAtggattatgcaaattactatgAAGACGTCAGCAACTGAGTCTTTGAACGCTGCTGGCAACATTTTTATCGGTCAG ACTGAGGCGCCATTATTGATAAAACCTTTCCTGGCAGACATGACAAAATCAGAACTCCATGCAGTCATGACCGGTGGATTTGCAACAATAGCTGGTAGCGTACTTGGTGCTTACATTGCGTATGGTATCAGTTCATCACATCTTATCTCAGCATCAGTTATGTCAGCACCGGCAGCTCTCGCAATCTCCAAATTATTCTATCCAGAGATTGAGCACTCAAACTACATGAGTCAAGAACAGGTGTTAAAGAAGATGGACATTAA GAAAGAGAGAAATGTGATAGAGGCAGCATCAAATGGGGCATCTACCGCTGTCTCTTTAGTTGCCAATATTGCTGCCAATCTTATAGCATTTATTGCACTCTTAGCATTTGTCAATGCAGTACTCAGCTGGCTTGGTGGTATGGTGGGCTATCCTGAACTCTCCTTTGAG GTAATTTGTTCATACGTCTTAATGCCTGTGGCATGGTTGATGGGAACACCATGGGAAGATTGTCACATCGTAGCAGAATTGATTGGCATCAAAACATTCCTGAATGAATTCGTTGCATATGCAAAACTTTCAGTCATACTCAAAGAAGGTCGTATATCG AAACGTGGTGAGTTGATTGCCACCTATGCCCTCTGTGGGTTTTCAAATATTAGTGCTTTGGGCATCCAGCTAGGAGGAATTACACCCATGTGTCCTGCAAGGAAAACTGATCTTGCAGAAGTTGCTGTACGTGCTCTTATAGCAGGCTCCATCGCATGTTTTATGACTGCATGTGTTGCAG GTGTACTCTATGAAGATTTTGATTCACCGATATATCCGTCAGATTTGACAACAGTAGCACCAGTATTGAATTTAACAACGCCATCAGTCTAG